Proteins encoded together in one Micromonospora kangleipakensis window:
- a CDS encoding cupin domain-containing protein gives MRDEPIELAAALAGFDQLWSPRIVTKVNDYDVRIAKVAGEHVWHTHDHTDEFFLVLDGELRIALRDGADEREVVLPPGAVFVVPRGVEHRPSSARGASILMFEPRHVQCRGPARAGPRPRGRHHRARPLTVSAPPGPAPPGPAGR, from the coding sequence ATGAGAGATGAGCCGATCGAGCTGGCCGCCGCCCTGGCGGGCTTCGACCAGCTGTGGAGCCCGCGCATCGTCACGAAGGTCAACGACTACGACGTTCGGATCGCCAAGGTGGCCGGCGAGCATGTCTGGCACACCCACGACCACACCGACGAGTTCTTCCTGGTGCTCGACGGGGAGCTGCGCATCGCGCTGCGCGACGGGGCGGACGAGCGGGAGGTGGTGCTGCCGCCCGGCGCGGTGTTCGTGGTGCCGCGCGGGGTCGAGCACAGGCCGTCCAGCGCGCGGGGCGCGTCGATCCTGATGTTCGAGCCCCGGCACGTCCAGTGTCGGGGACCGGCACGAGCCGGTCCCCGACCACGTGGACGCCACCACCGGGCACGCCCTCTGACGGTCAGCGCCCCGCCGGGACCTGCTCCGCCGGGACCGGCGGGGCGCTGA
- a CDS encoding GNAT family N-acetyltransferase, which translates to MRIRDFTEADWEQVWPIVEDVITAGETFPYDPTWTSEICHDVWVEAAPGHTVVAEEDGKILGTAKMGPNRPGPGSHVATASFMVAAAARGRGVGRALCKYALDWARRQGYAAMQFNAVVDANEAAVRLYRQLGFTVIGTVPEAFAHPTLGRVGLHVMHRPL; encoded by the coding sequence ATGCGTATCCGGGATTTCACCGAGGCCGACTGGGAGCAGGTCTGGCCGATCGTCGAGGACGTCATCACCGCCGGGGAGACTTTCCCGTACGACCCGACCTGGACGTCCGAGATCTGCCACGACGTCTGGGTCGAGGCGGCGCCCGGCCATACCGTGGTGGCGGAGGAGGATGGCAAGATCCTCGGCACCGCCAAGATGGGGCCGAACCGACCCGGCCCGGGTTCGCACGTCGCCACCGCCAGTTTCATGGTGGCCGCCGCCGCCCGCGGCCGCGGCGTCGGCCGGGCCCTCTGTAAGTACGCGCTGGACTGGGCCCGCCGGCAGGGGTACGCGGCGATGCAGTTCAACGCGGTGGTGGACGCGAACGAGGCGGCGGTGCGGCTGTACCGGCAGCTCGGGTTTACGGTGATCGGCACGGTGCCGGAGGCCTTCGCGCATCCCACCCTGGGTCGGGTGGGCCTGCACGTGATGCACCGTCCCCTGTGA
- a CDS encoding alpha/beta fold hydrolase, with amino-acid sequence MTGVRTCADLVDELAGLLAEVAAPTPWLLVGHSFGGLVARLLAARQPRAVAGLVLVDAVVEYRETVYEPVLPAHLRAANRAYLTDPARNAERIDKPVSYRQVAAHPLPRGVSASVITRGRPDAAGPDWPALDILRIDQRMQRDLVRRHGVRHRIAARSGHDVHHDEPDVVLAEIMTMLERTRG; translated from the coding sequence GTGACCGGCGTGCGGACCTGCGCGGACCTGGTCGACGAGCTGGCCGGGCTGCTCGCGGAGGTGGCCGCGCCCACCCCCTGGCTGCTGGTCGGGCACTCCTTCGGCGGCCTGGTCGCGCGGCTCCTCGCCGCGCGGCAGCCGCGCGCCGTCGCTGGTCTGGTGCTGGTCGACGCCGTGGTCGAGTACCGGGAGACGGTGTACGAGCCGGTGCTCCCCGCCCACCTGCGCGCCGCCAACCGCGCCTACCTGACCGACCCGGCGCGCAACGCCGAACGGATCGACAAGCCCGTCAGCTACCGGCAGGTCGCCGCGCATCCGCTCCCCCGCGGGGTGTCGGCCAGCGTCATCACCCGGGGCAGGCCCGACGCGGCCGGGCCGGACTGGCCGGCGCTGGACATCCTGCGGATCGACCAGCGGATGCAACGCGACCTCGTCCGCCGCCACGGCGTCCGGCACCGGATCGCCGCCCGCAGCGGCCACGACGTCCACCACGACGAGCCCGACGTCGTGCTGGCAGAGATCATGACGATGCTGGAGAGGACACGGGGTTGA
- a CDS encoding DUF2785 domain-containing protein has product MSDTRTRLLADLRRIEDEGYQLRPGERPAEFVAPMLANLGDAAPELRDELIYPTFHAFIDGDRLTEAELRALLDTLIDDAHLFHGIGAAGDPSVFTRTFSMLAIALVVRRHRRRPFLTADGYARVRDALLRYHRKERDLRGLVAEGGWAHAAALGADALAELVRCPESDPATRWAVLDALRGMLHNGTTIFPDEDDERMATVVDVVIEDGLLPEREIADWLGRLADCADQPRSRAQVVARVNTKNFLRSLHFRRPRTGPLGQAIGAAEARVSRFRSH; this is encoded by the coding sequence TTGAGCGACACCAGGACCAGGCTGCTGGCCGACCTGCGGCGGATCGAGGACGAGGGGTACCAGCTGCGCCCGGGCGAACGACCGGCGGAGTTCGTGGCGCCGATGCTGGCCAACCTCGGGGACGCCGCGCCGGAGCTGCGCGACGAGCTGATCTACCCGACCTTCCACGCGTTCATCGACGGCGACCGGCTCACGGAGGCCGAGCTGCGGGCCCTGCTCGACACGCTGATCGACGACGCGCACCTCTTCCACGGCATCGGCGCCGCCGGCGACCCGAGCGTCTTCACCCGCACGTTCTCGATGCTGGCGATTGCGCTGGTCGTCCGCCGGCACCGGCGGCGGCCGTTCCTCACCGCCGACGGGTACGCCCGGGTACGGGACGCCCTGCTGCGCTACCACCGCAAGGAGCGGGACCTGCGCGGGCTGGTCGCCGAGGGCGGCTGGGCGCACGCCGCAGCGCTCGGCGCGGACGCCCTGGCGGAGCTGGTGCGCTGCCCGGAGAGCGACCCGGCGACCCGGTGGGCCGTCCTCGACGCCCTGCGCGGCATGCTGCACAACGGCACGACGATCTTCCCCGACGAGGACGACGAGCGGATGGCCACCGTCGTGGACGTGGTGATCGAGGACGGGCTCCTGCCGGAGCGGGAGATCGCCGACTGGCTGGGTCGGCTGGCCGACTGCGCCGACCAGCCGCGCAGCCGGGCGCAGGTGGTGGCCCGGGTCAACACGAAGAACTTCCTGCGCAGCCTGCACTTTCGACGCCCCCGCACCGGGCCGCTCGGCCAGGCGATCGGGGCCGCCGAGGCCAGGGTGAGCAGGTTCAGATCACACTGA
- a CDS encoding TIGR04222 domain-containing membrane protein, translated as MLWGVSGPLFLLDYVAAVAGALAVALSIRSLTGWRTRGEPLTTVELAYLTDRAGLACQVGMGALRRAGAVRRGELSTLSVEGPPPAGSAPLVRALHAALRRPQTWAAVLADPAVGRALRRLVGRLVRDGWLLTPAQRRRIAIGTLPLFAVAAVGVTRLVDSAVEGRNAGGPASVAGLLLCCLATALTGWWLCEVPETGAAARRLLRRQRRVHAELNPERRPAWSERGTDELLTGMALFGPRPLLAVDPRFAELVGVDAELTRPAAPAPARRR; from the coding sequence ATGCTCTGGGGCGTCAGCGGTCCACTCTTCCTCCTCGACTACGTGGCGGCGGTCGCCGGGGCGCTGGCCGTCGCTCTGTCGATCAGATCGCTGACCGGCTGGCGTACCCGGGGGGAGCCGCTGACCACCGTCGAGCTGGCGTACCTCACCGACCGGGCCGGGCTGGCCTGTCAGGTCGGCATGGGGGCGCTGCGCCGGGCCGGCGCGGTACGCCGGGGCGAGCTGTCGACGCTGTCGGTCGAGGGTCCGCCCCCGGCCGGGTCGGCCCCGCTGGTCCGGGCCCTGCACGCCGCCCTGCGCCGACCGCAGACCTGGGCGGCCGTACTCGCCGACCCCGCCGTGGGCCGGGCCCTGCGGCGGCTGGTCGGCCGGCTGGTCCGCGACGGTTGGCTGCTGACCCCGGCGCAGCGCCGCCGCATCGCGATCGGCACCCTGCCGCTGTTCGCCGTGGCCGCGGTCGGGGTGACCCGGCTGGTCGACAGCGCGGTCGAGGGCCGCAACGCCGGTGGCCCCGCGTCGGTCGCCGGCCTCCTGCTGTGCTGCCTGGCCACGGCGCTGACCGGCTGGTGGCTCTGCGAGGTGCCCGAGACCGGGGCGGCCGCCCGGCGGCTGCTGCGCCGGCAGCGCCGCGTCCACGCCGAGCTGAACCCGGAGCGCCGGCCGGCGTGGAGCGAGCGCGGCACCGACGAGCTGCTGACCGGAATGGCCCTGTTCGGGCCGCGCCCGCTGCTGGCGGTCGACCCCCGGTTCGCCGAGCTGGTCGGCGTCGACGCCGAGCTCACCCGGCCGGCCGCCCCGGCTCCCGCCCGGCGCCGCTGA
- a CDS encoding GNAT family N-acetyltransferase — MPLLTEPALPPGSMAALPQPRIRADGLLLRPWQPPDRPVVVAAYADPAIQRWHCRSMSDGEAADWIAAWAGRWRGETGAGWAVLAAEQVVGQISLRRVVLSEGEAEVSSWVLPQARGRRVAPRALSALGGWCFATLGLHRVELSHSPANPASCRAARHAGFPAEGTRRGAARHADGWHDMHVHARLDTDP; from the coding sequence GTGCCCCTGCTCACCGAGCCCGCGTTGCCGCCCGGGTCGATGGCGGCGCTGCCGCAACCCCGGATCCGCGCCGATGGTCTGCTGCTTCGCCCCTGGCAGCCGCCGGACCGCCCCGTGGTGGTGGCGGCCTACGCCGATCCCGCCATCCAGCGCTGGCACTGCCGATCGATGAGCGACGGCGAGGCCGCGGACTGGATCGCCGCCTGGGCCGGCCGGTGGCGCGGTGAGACCGGCGCCGGGTGGGCGGTGCTCGCCGCGGAACAGGTGGTCGGGCAGATCAGCCTGCGCCGGGTCGTCCTGTCCGAGGGCGAGGCCGAGGTGTCGTCCTGGGTGCTGCCGCAGGCGCGGGGTCGCCGCGTCGCCCCCCGGGCGCTGTCCGCGCTGGGCGGCTGGTGCTTCGCGACGCTGGGGCTGCACCGCGTCGAGCTGAGCCACTCGCCGGCGAACCCGGCGTCCTGCCGGGCGGCGCGGCACGCCGGCTTCCCGGCGGAAGGTACGCGGCGCGGCGCGGCGCGCCACGCCGACGGCTGGCACGACATGCACGTCCACGCCCGCCTCGACACGGACCCGTGA
- a CDS encoding vWA domain-containing protein — translation MAHLRRSPLLPALLAITMTITACGAEGRGARQADTAPGSARHHDGTPWSGDEETATEEDPRSTFGVDVDTASYGYARRLIMDGRLPERTAVRPEEFVNSFRQDYAEPGGDGFAVHVDGAHFPDSHEVSGEVRLMRVGLQTRSEDEESRPDAALTFVVDVSGSMGEPGRLDLVQDALHTLVDQLRRTDSIAIVEFSGEARVVREMTAVSDADELHAAIDSLHTRDSTNLEAGLVLGYRVARDGFRPGRTNRVIVLSDGLANAGRTDAEPILRRVRDEAEKQIALLGVGVGSEYGDELMEQLADRGDGFAVYVSDRAQARKVFVRQLPATLSVRALDAKVQVSFEPTSVRSYRLVGYDNRALDDEDFRDDRVDGGEVGPGHSVTALYAVRLADGVPPSARIARVQVRWTDPTRRDAAETYESVTVADVNGDFREASPRLRTCYSAGYFAQALQDGPYGREVRLDDLAAIAQQAADATDDPEVRDLATVIHEAERLR, via the coding sequence ATGGCCCACCTGCGACGGTCACCGCTGCTGCCGGCGCTGCTGGCGATCACGATGACGATCACCGCCTGCGGCGCCGAAGGCCGGGGCGCACGGCAGGCCGACACGGCCCCGGGATCCGCCCGCCACCACGACGGCACGCCCTGGTCGGGCGATGAGGAGACCGCAACCGAGGAGGACCCGCGCTCCACCTTCGGCGTCGACGTCGACACCGCGTCGTACGGCTACGCCCGCCGGCTCATCATGGACGGGCGGTTGCCCGAGCGGACCGCGGTGCGGCCCGAGGAGTTCGTGAACTCCTTCCGGCAGGACTACGCCGAGCCGGGCGGCGACGGCTTCGCCGTACACGTCGACGGCGCCCACTTCCCCGACTCCCACGAGGTGTCCGGCGAGGTCCGGTTGATGCGGGTCGGATTGCAGACCCGCTCGGAGGACGAGGAGAGCCGGCCGGACGCAGCCCTCACCTTCGTCGTCGACGTCTCCGGCTCGATGGGTGAGCCCGGACGGCTCGACCTCGTCCAGGACGCGCTGCACACCCTGGTCGACCAGTTGCGCCGCACCGACTCCATCGCCATCGTCGAGTTCAGCGGCGAGGCCCGGGTGGTCCGGGAGATGACCGCCGTCTCCGACGCCGACGAGCTGCACGCCGCCATCGACTCCCTGCACACCCGGGACAGCACCAACCTCGAAGCCGGCCTGGTGCTCGGCTACCGGGTGGCCCGCGACGGGTTCCGCCCCGGCCGGACCAACCGCGTGATCGTGCTCTCCGACGGGCTCGCCAACGCCGGCCGGACCGACGCGGAGCCGATCCTGCGCCGGGTGCGCGACGAGGCGGAGAAGCAGATCGCGCTGCTCGGCGTGGGGGTCGGCAGCGAGTACGGCGACGAGTTGATGGAGCAGCTGGCCGATCGGGGCGACGGCTTCGCGGTGTACGTCAGCGACCGCGCCCAGGCCCGGAAGGTGTTCGTCCGACAGCTGCCGGCGACGCTGAGCGTTCGGGCGCTCGACGCCAAGGTGCAGGTGAGCTTCGAACCGACATCCGTGCGGTCCTACCGGCTCGTCGGGTACGACAACCGGGCACTCGACGACGAGGACTTCCGCGACGACCGCGTCGACGGAGGCGAGGTCGGACCGGGGCACAGCGTCACGGCGCTCTACGCCGTCCGGCTCGCCGACGGGGTGCCGCCCTCGGCCCGGATCGCCCGCGTGCAGGTGCGCTGGACCGATCCGACGAGACGTGACGCCGCCGAGACGTACGAGTCGGTGACCGTCGCCGACGTGAACGGCGACTTCCGGGAGGCGTCCCCGCGGTTGCGGACCTGCTACTCGGCCGGCTATTTCGCGCAGGCGCTGCAAGACGGCCCGTACGGCCGGGAGGTGCGCCTGGACGACCTGGCGGCGATCGCGCAGCAGGCGGCCGACGCGACCGACGACCCGGAGGTGCGAGACCTCGCGACGGTGATCCACGAGGCCGAACGGCTCCGCTGA